From the Candidatus Krumholzibacteriota bacterium genome, one window contains:
- a CDS encoding cobalamin B12-binding domain-containing protein, which yields MDKKIRVLVAKPGLDGHDRGAKVVANALKDAGMEVIYTGLHQTPGMIAESAVQEDVDVIGLSILSGAHMTMFPKVIELLKEKGADDIMVFGGGIIPAEDIESLESSGVAKVFGPGTNTKEIIDFLKAEFGGEK from the coding sequence ATGGATAAGAAGATCCGAGTGTTGGTTGCCAAGCCAGGTCTTGACGGTCATGACAGAGGGGCGAAGGTTGTAGCAAATGCTCTGAAAGATGCCGGAATGGAGGTTATTTATACCGGTCTTCATCAAACCCCCGGGATGATCGCGGAATCAGCGGTTCAGGAGGATGTTGATGTTATAGGACTAAGTATTTTATCCGGAGCTCACATGACGATGTTTCCGAAAGTTATCGAATTGCTCAAGGAAAAGGGAGCCGATGATATTATGGTTTTCGGAGGCGGGATTATCCCCGCTGAGGATATAGAAAGTCTTGAATCTTCAGGTGTCGCGAAGGTTTTTGGCCCCGGGACTAATACGAAAGAAATTATCGATTTTCTGAAGGCGGAGTTTGGAGGTGAGAAATAG